The uncultured Cohaesibacter sp. genomic sequence GACTTTGCGCCCCGGTTTCCGGATTGTTTCTGTCGGTCGGACTGTTCATTGGGCATTTTCTCCAAAGACGGACTTGTTTTTGTCTTGTGCAAAGTAGCTAGGGAGCATGGGGGGACAAGTCAAATCTTTTCTTTGATTTTGTGGTGCCTCCCTTTTAAGGATACTATCCAAACAAAGGGATACTATTCGCTTAAGCGTATCAGGTGGCGCATGGAAATCGCCCTGTTGCCAGATGCGTTTCATCAGCGTCGACCAACGGTTGGTGTGAATCTAAAACGAAGACGGAACGATCATGACGGATAGCAAGCATGGCGGCGCGCAAAAGGACGAGCCGACACTGGACGAGCTGCGGCAGAGAATTGACAGCATTGATGAGTCCATTCATCGGCATTTGATTGAACGCAGCGAAATCGTTCAGGCCCTGATTGCGGTCAAGCGCACCCACAAGCCCGGAGCTGCCTTCCGTCCCGGGCGCGAGATGGACATGATGCGCAGGCTTGTCGGGCGGCATCGGGGCATCCTGCCAATCACGACCGTGGAGCATCTCTGGCGCGAAATTATCGCCACCTTCACCCATATGCAGGCGCCTTATGATGTCATTGTCGCGCCGGGCGTTGAATTGCGTGATGTGGCCCGCTTCTATTTCGGTTTCACGGTGGGCTTCAAGCAAGCCTCCGACAGTGCTGGCGTGATCGATCAGGTGCGTGAGGGCGACGGAGCGGCTCTGGGGCTTGTGGCCAATCAGAAGGATGCTGAGAGCGCCTGGTGGGTTCCTCTTTCCAAAGACGGTGTGCAGATTATCGGCCGCTTGCCGGTGATCAAGCAGGCGGGACGCCCGGTGGATCAGGATAGCTTCGTGCTCTCCATGCCGCTGATGGATACCACCGTGCCGGATGTGCGTCTGATTGCGCTTTGTGCGCCTCACGAAGAAGGGGTGCAGGAGGCTGTTGGCAGCATCGGTGGCCAGTTGATCTCCTGCGTTATGGAAGAGGGGCATTGCGAATGCCTTGTCGCCGTACCTTTCTCGGTGTCGGATTTCGAAGTGGAAGGCCTCACTCGCTCTGCAAACAATCCGATGGTGATCCGCGGGGTTGTCGGTGGCTACTGGTCGCCAATTTCACTCTCTGCTGCCGAATAGCACTTGGTACGGCTTTGACAGGCACGAATCCTTGATCTTCCGATCAAATCTGCTCCTTTGATCGTTCAATCCTACCTTTTTGCTTGAATGGGCTTCCGGCTTGGCTGTAAGACTGCCGGAAGCAATTGTAGACTTAAGAATTTCAGGAGTGGTGACATGTCCTCTTCCGGACAACCCCAACGGCCCCAGCCGCGTGAAGGGCTTCTCGATATCCCGCTGTATGTTCCCGGCAAAGCCGAGATTGATGGCGCGGCGCCCATTCACAAACTGTCCTCCAACGAATCTCCTTTCGGCGCAAGTTCGAAGGCAATGGATGCCTTCCGTCAGATGACGGGCAATCTGGAGCTCTATCCGGATGGTGCCAGCGTTGTTCTGCGCGAGGTGATTGGCGAGGTGCATGGCCTTCATCCTGATCGTCTTATTTGCGGTGCTGGCTCGGATGAAGTGCTCAGCCTCTTGTGCTACACCTTCCTTGAACGTGGCGACGAAGCGATCTACAGCCAATATGGCTTTGCGGTTTATCCTATCGCCATCAGGGCTGCAGGTGGCGTTCCGGTCGTTGCCGAGGAAAAAGATCTGACGACCGATGTGGATGCCATTCTTGCTTCGGTGACCGAAAAGACCAAGATGGTTTTTCTGGCCAACCCGAACAACCCGACGGGCACCTATATTCCTGCGTCTGAAGTGCGCCGGTTGCATGACGGTTTGCCCGGCCATGTGGTGCTGGTTCTTGATGCTGCCTATTCGGAATATGTGACCGAACATGACTATGAAGCAGGCATCGAGCTTGCCGCGACCACCGACAATGTGGTGATGACGCGCACCTTCTCGAAGGTCTATGGTCTTGCTTCCCTGCGTCTTGGTTGGTGCTATGGGCCGCAGGCCATCATTGATGCCATGAACCGTATTCGTCCGCCATTCAATATTTCCGGTGCGGCGCAGGCTGCCGGTGTTGCCGCCTTGCGCGATCAGGACTTTATCCGCAAAGCTGTGCTGCATAACAAGGAATGGTTGCCAAAGACGTCTGCTGCGCTGGAAGCTTTGGGACTGAAGGTGACCCCGAGTGTGGGCAACTTCATTCTCATTCATTTTCCCGATGCGCCGGGCAAGAGCGCAGCTGAAGCGGACGCGTTCTTGCAGACCAAGGGCTGTGTTTTGCGACAGGTTGGGGGATATGGTTTGCCAAACGCACTGCGTATGACCATTGGCACCGCAGAAGCATGTGAGGCCGTGATTGGCCATCTGGCTGAGTTCCTCAAAGGGTAAATGGAATGACAGACTTTCTTTTCAAGCGCATGACCCTGATCGGCATCGGTCTTTTGGGGTCTTCCATTTCTTTGGCTGCCCGTCAGAAAGGGCTGGTCGAGCATATCGCGGTGCATACGCGGTCTGAAGCCACGCTGGCACGTGCTGAAGAATTGGGCTTGGGGGACAGTTATCACAAGGATGTGGCTGAAAGCGTCAAGGATGCGGACTTTGTCGTGGTCTGTACGCCCGTGGGCGTGTGTGGCACGGTGGCTGAGGCGATTGCCCCTAACTTGAAAAAAGGTGCCATCGTTACGGATGTCGGCTCGGTCAAGATGTCGATCATTCGCCAGATGCAGCCGCATTTGCCCGATTACGTCCATTTCGTTCCGGGGCATCCGATCGCCGGTACAGAAGAATCCGGCCCGGATGCCGGGTTCGCCGAGCTCTTCGTCAATCGCTGGTGCATTCTGACGCCGCCCGAAGGCACGGATGAAGGCGCTATCGAAAAGGTCAAGACCTTCTGGTCAACGGTTGGCTCCAATGTGGAATTGATGGATGCGCATCATCATGACAATGTGCTGGCCATCACCTCCCATCTGCCGCATCTGATTGCCTATAACATCGTGGGCACTGCGTCGGATCTGGAAATGGTGACCAACTCCGAAGTCATCAAATATTCCGCTGGTGGTTTCCGCGACTTTACACGAATCGCGGCATCCGATCCGACCATGTGGCGGGATGTGTTCCTGCATAACAAGGAAGCCGCACTGGAGATGCTGGGGCGCTTTACCGAAGACCTGACGGCGCTGCAACGGGCCATTCGTTGGGGAGACGGGGATGCCCTGTTTGATCTCTTCTCCCGCACGCGGTCCATTCGCCGCAGTATTATCGATGCGGGGCAGGAAATTGCTGCGTCGGACTTTGGCCGTCACCTCAAAGAGGGTGAGACGCATGCGCCAACCCTGAGCGGCGATGATCACGAATATACCGGCAGCTGATCACAATTGCCGGTGTCTATGGCATCCGGTTTTGCCGATCCGGAAGACATGCCGCTCTATCGCAAGGCAGGTAAGGTGCCCAAAGGCAGGAAGCCAGCCTTTATTGAGCCATTGACCAGAGTGATCTTGACTTCAGAGCCTACCAGATCGCCATCGCGCACCGGTTTGCCCATCAATTGCAGGCCGGTAAGCGGGCCGTTGAAACCATCACGCTTGGCCGAAAGGGTTGTCTTGACTTGAGCTGTCTCGATGCTCGGGTTGAGAATGCGCAGTTTGAGGGTGCCATTGGCAAGACCTGCCTGATTGAAGGCGATATTGCCCTTTAGCTTCAATGTCTTCTGCCCGATTTCCAACCGCCCATCTATATTCTCGATTTTGCCGGACTGGCGCAGCCAAAGGCCGGTCGGGTCGCGCCGATCCTGCATCAATGCATCCAGCCCCTCTTTGGCAGTGAAGGTCATTTCCCCGTTCAGAACAGGGATGCGATCGATGGAAAGCTCGGTTGCCTTGAAGGTGAGATCCAGATCGCCTGCTGTCTGTTGTCGCGGGCTGGCGTTGAACTCGAGGCTATCGGCCTTGATGGTGCCGACCGGCTGGCCAAGGGCTGCATTGTTGGCTGCTAGCGTGGCGTCTTCCGCCTTAAAGGAAATGGCTCGCACGCCATTGGGGGGAGTGAGCAACACAGAACTCTGGATCAGGCTGCCAGTGATATCGTAGCTTTGGCCAAAGGCTGGCTGCGTGATATGCATGGGGGCGTGGGTCTTGATGCTGGCCTGACCCGGCTCGTGGATTTGCCAATAGACTTGCAGCGGTCCGCCACTGACCTGCCATCCGGAGGCAGGGTCGACAAGAGCGTAGGATGAGCAGTCAAGGGCCAACCGCACCGGATAGCCGCCCAATGTGCGGTCCTGACAGGTGAGTATTTTCTGTCCGTTCACCTCGCGGGCAATAAACCGGTC encodes the following:
- a CDS encoding chorismate mutase, with translation MTDSKHGGAQKDEPTLDELRQRIDSIDESIHRHLIERSEIVQALIAVKRTHKPGAAFRPGREMDMMRRLVGRHRGILPITTVEHLWREIIATFTHMQAPYDVIVAPGVELRDVARFYFGFTVGFKQASDSAGVIDQVREGDGAALGLVANQKDAESAWWVPLSKDGVQIIGRLPVIKQAGRPVDQDSFVLSMPLMDTTVPDVRLIALCAPHEEGVQEAVGSIGGQLISCVMEEGHCECLVAVPFSVSDFEVEGLTRSANNPMVIRGVVGGYWSPISLSAAE
- the hisC gene encoding histidinol-phosphate transaminase, with product MSSSGQPQRPQPREGLLDIPLYVPGKAEIDGAAPIHKLSSNESPFGASSKAMDAFRQMTGNLELYPDGASVVLREVIGEVHGLHPDRLICGAGSDEVLSLLCYTFLERGDEAIYSQYGFAVYPIAIRAAGGVPVVAEEKDLTTDVDAILASVTEKTKMVFLANPNNPTGTYIPASEVRRLHDGLPGHVVLVLDAAYSEYVTEHDYEAGIELAATTDNVVMTRTFSKVYGLASLRLGWCYGPQAIIDAMNRIRPPFNISGAAQAAGVAALRDQDFIRKAVLHNKEWLPKTSAALEALGLKVTPSVGNFILIHFPDAPGKSAAEADAFLQTKGCVLRQVGGYGLPNALRMTIGTAEACEAVIGHLAEFLKG
- a CDS encoding prephenate/arogenate dehydrogenase family protein, with amino-acid sequence MTDFLFKRMTLIGIGLLGSSISLAARQKGLVEHIAVHTRSEATLARAEELGLGDSYHKDVAESVKDADFVVVCTPVGVCGTVAEAIAPNLKKGAIVTDVGSVKMSIIRQMQPHLPDYVHFVPGHPIAGTEESGPDAGFAELFVNRWCILTPPEGTDEGAIEKVKTFWSTVGSNVELMDAHHHDNVLAITSHLPHLIAYNIVGTASDLEMVTNSEVIKYSAGGFRDFTRIAASDPTMWRDVFLHNKEAALEMLGRFTEDLTALQRAIRWGDGDALFDLFSRTRSIRRSIIDAGQEIAASDFGRHLKEGETHAPTLSGDDHEYTGS
- a CDS encoding DUF2125 domain-containing protein; this encodes MPAQTSDQANQIKQKMGTKRVLWGIAFLLVLIAAGWSGFWYYGYTTTKTLVDRFIAREVNGQKILTCQDRTLGGYPVRLALDCSSYALVDPASGWQVSGGPLQVYWQIHEPGQASIKTHAPMHITQPAFGQSYDITGSLIQSSVLLTPPNGVRAISFKAEDATLAANNAALGQPVGTIKADSLEFNASPRQQTAGDLDLTFKATELSIDRIPVLNGEMTFTAKEGLDALMQDRRDPTGLWLRQSGKIENIDGRLEIGQKTLKLKGNIAFNQAGLANGTLKLRILNPSIETAQVKTTLSAKRDGFNGPLTGLQLMGKPVRDGDLVGSEVKITLVNGSIKAGFLPLGTLPALR